From a single Nicotiana tabacum cultivar K326 chromosome 8, ASM71507v2, whole genome shotgun sequence genomic region:
- the LOC107829187 gene encoding glyoxylase I 4-like, with protein MENPLHLKSLNHISVVCRSVEKSLDFYQNILGFFPIRRPGSFNFDGAWLFNYGIGIHLLQSEDPENMPKIRIINPKDNHISFQCESMVTVEKRLKEMEIEYIKSRVEEGGIYVDQLFFHDPDGMMIEICNCDNLPVIPLSGETLRSCSTLRCSMQRKKNQQLV; from the exons ATGGAGAATCCTTTGCATTTAAAGTCATTGAATCACATATCAGTAGTCTGTAGATCTGTTgaaaaatctcttgatttttACCAAAACATTCTTGGATTCTTTCCAATTAGAAGGCCTGGTTCTTTTAATTTTGATGGAGCATG GTTGTTTAATTATGGGATTGGGATACATCTATTGCAATCTGAGGATCCAGAGAACATGCCCAAGATTAGAATCATTAATCCCAAGGATAATCACATTTCCTTCCAG TGTGAGAGCATGGTAACAGTAGAGAAAAGGCTAAAAGAGATGGAAATAGAGTATATAAAGAGCAGAGTTGAAGAAGGTGGAATTTACGTTGATCAACTATTTTTCCATGATCCAGATGGTATGATGATCGAAATCTGCAACTGCGATAATTTGCCGGTGATTCCACTTTCCGGCGAAACTCTCCGGTCGTGCTCAACTCTCCGCTGCAGCATGCAGCGGAAGAAAAATCAACAGCTTGTCTAG